In the genome of Pempheris klunzingeri isolate RE-2024b chromosome 11, fPemKlu1.hap1, whole genome shotgun sequence, one region contains:
- the sox18 gene encoding transcription factor Sox-18 produces the protein MNLTEAGLSRETLLHANQVSLGGHWASGTPSPASDSEMGFDQNLSGDCSSPDGLGTGNMRRTEPRISLTPSSGAQSPDLTLAGGVPAGSADGKAVGGEQRIRRPMNAFMVWAKDERKRLALQNPDLHNAVLSKMLGQSWKALSATDKRPFVEEAERLRVQHLQDHPNYKYRPRRKKTTKKLKRVEPGILLHSLAQGGAPGLGLGHCVSPLGADSISGGSAYGHPGAHHPHHHHSHHLLPSLGHFRDLQTPGHPELESYGLPTPEMSPLDILEDGAGESVFFPQHMQEEAGMGGWSGYHHHHHHHNQNYSHNYNNHSHHNSIHGAAAYGQSSGMSAGASLSTSVNSSLSPGRSSRVDSRLSSVEPNMPSNMSSLTSVLSSSVNSRLNPTHHITLRSPVKCPPPLSDSSSSVSYPQPSISVPEPIKSHQTPHQTTAPVGYFGQMYGSSTTNAAYYMPSHLGQLSPPPETSPSTCSSSAIPPSTLPPPLHLDPSNPESSSHLGSSSAEFWSEVDRHEFDQYVNVGRHREEAYGHGGGCGGGSKVLSSRSSSSAGSSMNSSVGSIINRDVNSILSGSGGCDEASSPLISALSDASSAVYYSACITG, from the exons ATGAATTTAACCGAGGCGGGTTTGTCTAGAGAGACTCTTCTGCATGCCAACCAGGTGTCTCTTGGGGGCCACTGGGCATCTGGAACCCCAAGCCCTGCCTCTGATTCTGAGATGGGTTTTGACCAGAACCTCTCCGGGGACTGCAGCTCTCCCGATGGCCTTGGAACTGGGAACATGAGGAGAACAGAACCGAGGATTTCTCTCACACCCAGCTCAGGGGCACAGAGTCCGGACCTGACCCTGGCAGGAGGTGTGCCGGCAGGCTCGGCTGATGGGAAGGCTGTGGGGGGCGAACAGAGGATCCGCAGGCCCATGAATGCCTTCATGGTCTGGGCAAAAGATGAGAGGAAGCGCCTGGCCCTGCAGAACCCTGATCTGCACAACGCTGTGCTCAGCAAGATGCTCG GCCAGTCATGGAAAGCCCTGAGTGCTACAGACAAGCGACCATTTGTGGAGGAAGCAGAACGTCTCCGtgtgcagcacctccaggatCACCCAAACTACAAGTACAGGCCTCGCCGCAAAAAGACCACCAAAAAACTTAAGCGGGTTGAGCCTGGAATTCTGCTTCACAGTTTAGCCCAGGGCGGGGCACCAGGCCTTGGATTGGGACACTGTGTCAGCCCCTTAGGTGCAGACAGCATCTCTGGAGGTTCTGCTTATGGACATCCAGGCGCCCACCATCCGCATCACCATCACTCCCACCACCTGCTGCCCTCCCTTGGGCACTTCAGGGACCTCCAGACCCCAGGACACCCAGAGCTTGAGAGCTATGGTCTGCCCACTCCGGAGATGTCCCCACTGGATATTCTGGAAGATGGAGCTGGGGAATCTGTGTTCTTTCCCCAACACATGCAAGAGGAGGCAGGAATGGGAGGTTGGAGTGGgtaccaccaccatcatcaccatcataaCCAGAATTACAGCCATAACTACAACAATCATAGTCACCACAACTCCATACATGGTGCAGCAGCATACGGTCAGAGTTCAGGAATGAGTGCTGGTGCCAGTTTGAGCACCAGTGTGAATTCCAGTTTGAGTCCAGGTAGAAGTTCCAGAGTTGATTCCAGATTGAGTTCTGTTGAGCCAAATATGCCTTCAAACATGAGCTCTCTCACTTCAGTCTTGTCAAGTTCAGTCAACTCTAGGTTAAACCCTACTCACCACATCACCTTGAGGAGTCCTGTAAAGTGTCCACCACCTCTATCcgactcctcctcttctgtttcaTACCCCCAGCCCTCCATCAGCGTCCCTGAGCCCATAAAATCCCACCAAACACCACATCAAACCACTGCTCCTGTGGGCTACTTTGGCCAAATGTACGGGAGTAGCACCACAAATGCTGCCTATTACATGCCCTCTCATCTGGGgcagctttctcctcctcctgaaacTTCTCCTTCTACTTGCTCATCCTCTGCCATCCCACCTTCGACCTTACCCCCTCCTTTGCACTTAGACCCTTCAAATCCAGAGTCCTCCAGCCATTTGGGGTCTTCTTCTGCAGAGTTTTGGTCCGAGGTGGACAGGCATGAATTTGACCAGTATGTAAATGTTGGAAGGCATCGAGAGGAGGCCTATGGACATGGTGGGGGCTGTGGAGGTGGGTCCAAAGTACTAAGTAGTCGCAGTAGCAGTAGTGCAGGTAGTAGCATGAATAGCAGTGTTGGCAGTATTATTAACAGAGATGTCAATAGCATTTTGAGTGGTTCTGGTGGGTGTGATGAGGCAAGCAGCCCTCTTATATCTGCTCTTTCTGATGCTAGCAGTGCTGTCTATTACAGTGCCTGTATCACTGGATAA